A genomic region of Nitrospirota bacterium contains the following coding sequences:
- a CDS encoding glutamyl-tRNA reductase, producing the protein MKIAVVGLNHKTADVELREKLAFNGPRLEEGLLSIKAIPGIKEAAILSTCNRVEIYLTVEDLQQAFASLKDFLVQFFDLKRDSLDSALYLHEDMMAVKHIFRVASSLDSMVLGEPQILGQLKDAFDFALEKKATGALLNRLLKKSISVAKRVRTETRIASSAVSISFAAVELAKKIFTDLSGKSFMLLGAGEMAELAAKHMMNNGVQEIAVANRTYERGCELAHEFNGKAIRFEEFPDKLVNTDILICSTGAPAYVLLKEHMQKAMKARKQKPVFLIDISVPRNIEPSINDMDNVYLYNVDDLNDVVDTNKQERQKEAEKAGEIVEEEIETFKKWLSTLDSVPAVVALREKAEAIRKEELERFLNRFPGLGDKERKAIEGLSSAIMNKLIHGPTVALKDDSEDKDVMIAVIKRLYGLNGDDDEKK; encoded by the coding sequence ATGAAGATCGCAGTTGTCGGACTGAACCATAAAACGGCTGATGTGGAACTCAGGGAGAAGCTCGCCTTTAACGGCCCGCGCCTTGAGGAAGGCCTGCTCAGCATAAAAGCTATCCCCGGCATAAAAGAGGCTGCTATCCTTTCAACCTGCAACAGGGTAGAAATTTATCTGACGGTTGAGGACCTGCAGCAGGCGTTTGCCTCGCTCAAGGATTTCCTGGTGCAGTTCTTTGATCTCAAACGCGATTCTCTGGACTCTGCCCTGTATCTGCACGAGGATATGATGGCGGTGAAGCATATCTTCAGGGTAGCCTCAAGCCTCGATTCCATGGTTCTGGGCGAACCCCAGATCCTCGGTCAGCTGAAGGATGCCTTCGATTTCGCGCTCGAGAAAAAAGCGACTGGCGCGCTCCTGAACCGACTTCTCAAGAAATCGATATCCGTTGCAAAACGGGTCAGGACAGAGACAAGGATCGCCTCAAGCGCGGTCTCGATCAGCTTTGCAGCGGTTGAACTCGCAAAGAAGATATTCACCGACCTTTCGGGCAAATCGTTCATGCTCCTTGGCGCCGGCGAGATGGCTGAGCTGGCTGCAAAGCATATGATGAATAACGGGGTGCAGGAGATCGCTGTTGCCAACAGGACCTATGAGCGCGGCTGCGAACTTGCGCATGAATTTAACGGTAAGGCGATCAGGTTCGAGGAGTTCCCTGATAAACTGGTCAATACGGATATCCTGATATGCTCCACAGGAGCTCCAGCGTATGTGCTGCTGAAGGAGCATATGCAGAAGGCCATGAAGGCCAGAAAACAGAAGCCCGTTTTTCTTATCGATATATCGGTGCCCCGGAATATTGAGCCGTCAATCAACGACATGGATAACGTGTACCTCTATAATGTCGACGACCTCAATGATGTTGTGGATACGAACAAGCAGGAGCGCCAGAAAGAGGCTGAAAAGGCAGGTGAGATCGTAGAGGAAGAGATCGAGACCTTCAAAAAATGGCTGTCAACGCTTGATTCTGTACCTGCGGTCGTTGCCCTTCGTGAAAAGGCCGAGGCTATCAGGAAGGAAGAGCTGGAACGCTTTCTGAACCGGTTTCCCGGACTGGGTGACAAGGAACGGAAGGCGATAGAGGGACTGTCGAGCGCGATCATGAACAAACTTATCCATGGACCTACCGTGGCGCTGAAGGATGACTCGGAAGACAAAGATGTCATGATAGCAGTGATCAAGAGACTCTATGGGTTAAACGGAGACGATGATGAAAAAAAATAG
- the hemC gene encoding hydroxymethylbilane synthase, whose amino-acid sequence MKKNSVVIGTRGSKLALWQAEWVKAELQRLNPGLEVGLNKIKTTGDKILDVPLAKVGGKGLFVKEIEEALLRGEADLAVHSMKDVPTEFPEGLYLAVICEREDPRDAFIAQSSGQAAKSLKDLPQGATIGTSSLRRSCQLLSKRPDLTIAQLRGNLETRFRKLDEGQFDAMILAAAGVKRLGWQQRISEVIEPGISLPAIGQGAVGIECRINDEFINQLIAPLNHTDTSICVRAERALLKRLQGGCQVPIAAYATIKDGRLFMDGLVGSVTGDRIIKEHLEGKIEDAETIGITLGEKLLSKGADKILAEVYGREIDPVDAP is encoded by the coding sequence ATGAAAAAAAATAGTGTAGTAATCGGCACACGCGGCTCAAAGCTTGCGCTCTGGCAGGCCGAGTGGGTGAAGGCCGAGCTGCAGCGGTTGAATCCGGGACTTGAGGTCGGGCTGAACAAGATCAAGACGACTGGCGACAAGATTCTTGATGTGCCGCTCGCAAAGGTAGGAGGCAAGGGGCTCTTTGTGAAAGAGATCGAGGAAGCTCTTCTGAGGGGGGAGGCAGACCTTGCCGTACATAGCATGAAGGACGTTCCGACCGAATTCCCTGAGGGCCTCTACCTTGCGGTGATCTGCGAGAGGGAAGACCCGAGGGATGCTTTTATCGCACAGAGCAGCGGGCAGGCGGCAAAGAGCCTTAAAGACCTCCCTCAGGGAGCAACCATCGGGACAAGCAGCCTGAGACGGTCGTGTCAGCTTCTGAGCAAAAGACCGGATCTTACGATTGCCCAGCTCAGAGGGAATCTTGAGACGCGGTTCCGGAAACTTGACGAAGGCCAGTTCGATGCCATGATCCTTGCGGCAGCAGGCGTAAAAAGACTGGGCTGGCAACAGAGGATTAGCGAGGTTATAGAGCCGGGAATAAGCCTTCCTGCGATCGGTCAGGGTGCTGTGGGTATTGAGTGCAGGATCAATGACGAGTTCATCAATCAGCTTATTGCCCCTCTGAACCATACAGACACCTCAATCTGCGTCAGGGCCGAACGGGCGCTGCTCAAGAGGCTGCAGGGAGGCTGTCAGGTGCCGATCGCTGCGTATGCCACGATCAAAGACGGGAGATTGTTCATGGACGGGCTTGTCGGCAGTGTTACCGGAGACAGGATTATCAAGGAGCACCTTGAAGGGAAGATCGAGGATGCCGAGACAATCGGCATAACCCTTGGCGAGAAGCTGCTCTCAAAAGGCGCGGACAAGATACTTGCAGAGGTTTACGGCAGAGAAATCGACCCTGTCGATGCACCGTAA
- a CDS encoding GspH/FimT family pseudopilin — MIVGVLGVSLGFAYSDWIGRYKVEKQTKEIYSDMMSARMMAMERSREYFVDFTSPTTYRIVEDTNDNSAINVGAGDTVLVPKTVEFANDANGGGIPLTFKFNRRGTISPLRTISITHTTEPDYDCIVVSSTRINMGQMSGNSCVQK; from the coding sequence ATGATCGTCGGCGTCCTTGGTGTTTCGCTTGGCTTTGCCTATTCAGACTGGATCGGCAGATATAAAGTCGAGAAACAGACAAAAGAGATATATTCCGATATGATGTCAGCACGCATGATGGCCATGGAAAGAAGCCGGGAATACTTTGTAGATTTTACCAGTCCGACAACGTATCGCATTGTCGAAGATACGAACGACAATAGCGCCATAAATGTCGGAGCCGGCGATACGGTTCTGGTACCCAAAACAGTTGAGTTTGCAAATGATGCCAATGGCGGCGGCATTCCTCTTACCTTCAAGTTTAACCGCAGGGGCACTATCTCACCGCTCAGGACAATAAGCATTACGCATACGACAGAGCCTGATTATGATTGCATTGTCGTTTCATCAACACGGATCAACATGGGGCAGATGTCGGGAAATTCCTGCGTTCAAAAGTAG